A genomic segment from Saprospiraceae bacterium encodes:
- a CDS encoding VF530 family protein encodes MKKTGQDTSKQQPNNPLHGVKLADILEYLVATYGWDKLGEKIDIRCFKINPSINSSLKFLRATPWARAKVEDLYLRTIK; translated from the coding sequence ATGAAGAAAACAGGTCAAGATACAAGCAAGCAGCAACCCAATAACCCATTGCATGGGGTTAAGCTGGCTGACATATTGGAATACCTGGTCGCTACTTATGGGTGGGATAAGTTGGGCGAAAAGATTGACATCCGTTGTTTCAAAATCAACCCCTCTATTAATTCGAGCCTTAAGTTCCTAAGGGCCACCCCTTGGGCCAGGGCAAAAGTCGAGGACTTATACCTGCGGACGATTAAGTAA
- a CDS encoding DUF721 domain-containing protein: MKEASNQVSLKDALKEMLEVYRLKAKLNQTKINAVWAKLMGTAISRYTSEIKLRRNKLYITIDSASLRQELSFGKEKILKILNEELGENYIEEVIIR, from the coding sequence ATGAAAGAAGCCTCTAATCAAGTTAGCCTAAAAGACGCCTTGAAGGAAATGCTTGAGGTCTATCGACTAAAAGCAAAACTTAACCAAACCAAAATTAATGCTGTTTGGGCCAAATTAATGGGTACAGCTATCAGTCGCTACACCAGTGAAATTAAACTCCGGCGAAATAAACTTTATATCACGATTGATTCTGCCTCTCTGCGACAAGAACTGAGCTTCGGAAAAGAAAAAATCCTCAAAATCCTAAATGAGGAACTCGGGGAAAACTATATAGAAGAGGTTATTATTAGATAG
- a CDS encoding ABC transporter ATP-binding protein, with protein MNNIISVRDLKKTYIMGSTHVHALKSITLDIKENEYVALMGPSGSGKSTLMNLLGCLDSPSSGDYILNGINVSTMSDGDLAEVRNKEIGFVFQTFNLLPRLSSLENVALPLVYGGVAKAARLKRANEVLEQVGLGDRVDHKPNELSGGQRQRVAIARALVNNPSIILADEPTGNLDTKTSLEIMEILEKIHKEGNTVILVTHEPDIAEHAHRIIRLRDGLVESDVRNENIVTVYDPEHRYNLK; from the coding sequence ATGAATAATATTATTTCCGTTCGCGATCTCAAAAAGACTTACATCATGGGTAGCACCCATGTGCATGCGCTCAAGTCCATCACCCTGGATATTAAAGAAAATGAATATGTAGCTTTAATGGGGCCTTCTGGTTCAGGAAAATCCACTTTGATGAATTTGTTGGGTTGTCTGGATTCTCCTTCCTCAGGAGATTACATTTTGAATGGCATCAATGTGAGTACCATGTCAGATGGTGATTTGGCGGAAGTAAGAAACAAAGAAATTGGCTTCGTTTTCCAGACCTTCAATTTATTACCTCGTTTATCTTCATTGGAGAATGTGGCTTTGCCATTGGTTTATGGGGGTGTGGCAAAAGCAGCAAGACTCAAAAGGGCTAATGAAGTATTGGAACAGGTAGGACTCGGTGATCGGGTGGACCACAAGCCCAATGAATTATCTGGAGGGCAGCGTCAAAGGGTGGCCATCGCCAGGGCTTTGGTCAATAATCCGTCCATCATTTTGGCGGATGAGCCAACGGGTAACTTGGATACCAAAACCTCACTGGAAATCATGGAAATTCTGGAGAAAATTCACAAAGAAGGGAATACCGTCATTTTGGTAACCCACGAGCCTGATATTGCTGAACACGCCCATCGCATAATCCGATTGCGAGATGGTTTGGTTGAAAGTGATGTTCGAAATGAAAATATCGTAACGGTGTACGATCCAGAGCACCGCTACAATTTAAAATAA
- a CDS encoding glycosyltransferase family 4 protein, with translation MKILQLCKKFPYPLKDGESIAVNSLSKALCELGCEITLLAMNTKKHYFQGDAQLVPEEIQHYAAIHSVVVDNRVKLLDAFSNLFSDDSYHISRFISLSFKAKLAQLLKEKEYDIIQLETPYLAPYIPLIRQYTEAPIAMRAHNVEHEIWQRITQNTSFFLKKWYLNHLTKKLKDYELAQLSYYDLLIAITQRDLNTFRALGFKKQGIVIPIGLEMEQYQTRFSSFEQPLSISFIGALDWMPNQEGIKWFLEKVWAKASKKMPNVKLHVAGRNTPDWLSKMKQKSIVVHGEVPNAIDFINAHSVMVVPLLSGSGMRAKILEGMALGKVVITTSLGLEGIPAKHGRQVLIADTPEAFVKQLVFCAQQPSRQLLQIGLQAQEFTQKNYDSLETADSLLKTYQQLTVGVL, from the coding sequence ATGAAAATACTTCAACTCTGCAAGAAGTTTCCCTATCCATTAAAAGATGGAGAATCCATTGCGGTAAACAGCTTAAGTAAAGCCCTCTGTGAGCTAGGGTGTGAAATCACCCTTTTGGCTATGAACACTAAAAAGCATTATTTTCAGGGCGACGCACAGCTGGTTCCTGAAGAGATACAACACTACGCAGCAATTCATAGCGTGGTTGTCGATAATAGGGTCAAGCTATTAGATGCCTTTTCCAACCTGTTTTCGGATGATTCCTACCATATTTCGAGGTTTATTTCCCTATCCTTTAAAGCCAAATTGGCGCAATTGCTAAAGGAGAAAGAATATGATATTATTCAACTGGAGACACCCTATTTAGCCCCCTATATCCCTTTGATCCGGCAATACACCGAAGCGCCCATTGCCATGAGGGCCCACAATGTGGAACACGAAATCTGGCAGCGAATTACCCAAAATACGTCCTTCTTCCTGAAAAAGTGGTACCTCAACCATTTGACAAAAAAACTCAAGGATTACGAATTAGCTCAACTGTCTTATTATGATCTTTTGATCGCTATAACCCAAAGAGACTTAAATACTTTTCGTGCTTTAGGCTTTAAAAAACAAGGTATTGTCATACCCATAGGATTGGAAATGGAACAATACCAAACCCGCTTTAGCAGTTTCGAACAGCCATTGTCGATTAGTTTTATTGGTGCTTTGGATTGGATGCCAAATCAAGAAGGAATCAAATGGTTTTTGGAAAAAGTTTGGGCTAAAGCTTCCAAGAAAATGCCAAATGTCAAACTTCATGTCGCTGGGCGAAACACCCCAGATTGGCTCAGCAAAATGAAGCAAAAAAGCATAGTAGTGCACGGTGAAGTACCCAATGCAATTGATTTTATCAATGCACATAGTGTAATGGTTGTTCCACTCTTGTCGGGGAGTGGGATGCGTGCTAAAATACTAGAGGGGATGGCGCTAGGTAAAGTAGTTATTACTACAAGTTTGGGATTAGAAGGAATACCTGCCAAACATGGTCGGCAGGTGTTGATAGCCGATACACCAGAAGCATTTGTCAAACAATTGGTATTTTGTGCCCAGCAACCATCTCGGCAATTGTTACAAATTGGGCTACAAGCCCAGGAATTCACACAAAAAAATTACGATAGTCTGGAAACAGCCGATTCCTTGCTGAAAACTTACCAGCAACTCACGGTTGGCGTGCTTTGA
- a CDS encoding M1 family metallopeptidase, translating to MNIDFDVKSHRFTGEQTLTYYNNSPDILDRIFYHLYFNAFQPGSMMDVRSQTISDPDPRVGNRIGNLTADQIGYHKVLSLTQDGQPVSFEVVGTILEVNLAQPIKANSKTVLKMKFESQVPVQIRRSGRDNDEGIAYSMAQWYPKLCEYDYQGWHANPYIGREFYGVWGDFDVTISIDKDYLLGGTGYLQNPQEIGYGYEAPGTKVTQKGKKLKWHFVAPNVHDFLWAADPDYTHDKLERADGLVLHFYYQKNDQTEDAWARLPKVMDKAFDYINAHFGQYPYKQYSFIQGGDGGMEYPMATLITGERSFPSLVGVSIHELMHSWYQMILGTNESLYPWMDEGFTSYASTEITNFLRKEGVMPGNASDYPHARSAIGFANFALSGMEEPMSTHSDHYVTNRAYGTAAYTKGSLFLSQLGYIIGEKALAKTLLDYFETWKFKHPNANDFIRIAEKVSGLELDWYKEYMVNTTHVADYGIKEVVANDRGTTVSLEKIGYMPMPLDVVVTYVDGKQELYNIPLRMMRGNKPAESDKVTQKVIADWPWTNPSYSFELAVGMDQIKSIAIDPTGRMVDVNRANNIYPKP from the coding sequence ATGAATATTGATTTCGATGTAAAATCGCATCGATTCACAGGAGAACAAACACTTACCTACTACAACAACTCTCCAGACATTTTAGATCGCATTTTTTACCATTTATATTTTAATGCTTTTCAGCCAGGTAGTATGATGGATGTGCGTTCTCAAACGATATCAGATCCAGATCCTAGGGTTGGTAATCGGATTGGGAACCTGACGGCGGACCAAATTGGATACCATAAGGTTTTATCACTCACCCAGGATGGCCAACCTGTAAGTTTCGAAGTGGTCGGCACTATTCTTGAGGTAAACTTGGCGCAGCCAATCAAAGCCAATTCTAAAACCGTACTGAAAATGAAATTTGAATCTCAAGTGCCGGTTCAAATTCGCCGTTCAGGTAGGGATAATGATGAAGGCATTGCTTATTCGATGGCGCAATGGTACCCCAAGTTGTGTGAATACGACTACCAAGGCTGGCATGCCAATCCATATATTGGTCGTGAATTTTATGGCGTTTGGGGTGATTTTGATGTGACCATTTCTATTGATAAAGATTATCTGCTGGGAGGGACAGGATATCTACAAAACCCGCAAGAGATAGGCTATGGTTATGAAGCACCAGGGACGAAAGTGACCCAGAAAGGGAAAAAATTAAAGTGGCATTTTGTAGCACCCAATGTGCATGATTTTTTATGGGCGGCGGATCCCGATTACACCCATGATAAGCTAGAGCGGGCAGATGGCCTGGTTTTGCATTTCTATTATCAAAAGAATGACCAAACGGAGGATGCCTGGGCACGGTTGCCAAAGGTAATGGACAAAGCCTTTGATTATATTAATGCCCATTTCGGCCAATATCCGTATAAGCAATATTCCTTTATACAAGGAGGAGATGGCGGGATGGAGTATCCGATGGCGACCCTGATTACAGGCGAGCGGTCTTTTCCAAGTTTGGTGGGCGTATCCATCCATGAATTGATGCATAGTTGGTACCAGATGATCCTTGGAACCAATGAAAGCCTCTATCCATGGATGGATGAAGGGTTTACTTCTTATGCGTCCACTGAAATAACCAATTTCCTGAGAAAAGAGGGTGTTATGCCTGGTAATGCATCTGACTACCCACATGCCAGATCGGCGATAGGTTTTGCCAATTTCGCCTTGAGTGGTATGGAGGAGCCGATGAGTACTCATTCTGATCATTATGTAACCAATAGAGCTTATGGAACAGCAGCCTATACCAAGGGGAGTTTGTTTCTCAGTCAGTTGGGTTACATTATTGGAGAAAAAGCCCTGGCAAAAACTTTGTTGGATTATTTTGAGACCTGGAAATTTAAGCACCCGAATGCCAACGATTTTATTCGAATAGCAGAAAAAGTGTCGGGCCTGGAGTTAGATTGGTACAAAGAATATATGGTCAATACGACACATGTAGCGGATTATGGGATCAAAGAAGTCGTAGCAAATGATCGTGGTACTACTGTGAGTTTGGAGAAAATAGGTTATATGCCAATGCCACTCGATGTGGTTGTTACGTATGTGGACGGCAAGCAGGAATTGTACAATATTCCGCTTCGAATGATGCGTGGTAACAAGCCTGCGGAAAGTGACAAGGTAACCCAAAAGGTCATAGCGGACTGGCCTTGGACAAACCCGAGCTATTCTTTCGAATTAGCAGTGGGAATGGACCAAATAAAAAGTATAGCGATTGACCCTACGGGTAGAATGGTTGATGTGAACAGAGCAAATAATATTTACCCCAAACCATAA
- a CDS encoding cob(I)yrinic acid a,c-diamide adenosyltransferase produces the protein MAFKIYTKTGDKGETGLLGGRRLPKYHLRIDTYGTVDELNAFIGLVSDHVQDERAAVELKAIQDLLFVIGANLAADPEKGGNVPDLKEADILFLEEAIDQMETALPALKHFILPGGHPAVSFCHVARCVCRRAERLVVALAAEEVVLDLIIRYLNRLSDYLFVLARKVGHDLGIPERKWEPRKAEKE, from the coding sequence ATGGCTTTTAAAATTTATACTAAAACTGGAGACAAAGGTGAAACGGGCTTATTGGGTGGTCGTCGTTTACCTAAATACCATCTGCGCATAGATACTTATGGGACAGTCGATGAGTTGAATGCTTTTATAGGACTGGTGAGCGACCATGTCCAGGACGAAAGGGCAGCAGTCGAGCTGAAAGCCATCCAAGATTTATTGTTTGTCATTGGTGCCAATCTGGCCGCTGACCCAGAAAAAGGAGGCAACGTACCGGACCTAAAAGAAGCGGACATCCTCTTTTTGGAGGAGGCTATCGATCAAATGGAGACCGCTTTACCTGCCCTCAAGCACTTCATCCTGCCAGGGGGGCACCCAGCTGTTTCTTTTTGCCACGTAGCGCGTTGTGTTTGCCGCCGGGCCGAACGCTTGGTCGTCGCTTTAGCCGCCGAAGAAGTTGTACTGGACTTAATTATTCGCTATCTTAATCGCTTATCTGATTATCTCTTTGTTTTAGCAAGGAAGGTGGGACATGATTTGGGTATCCCAGAGCGAAAATGGGAACCAAGGAAAGCAGAGAAGGAATGA
- the gatC gene encoding Asp-tRNA(Asn)/Glu-tRNA(Gln) amidotransferase subunit GatC, whose protein sequence is MPLDYFQNREIGNLADDFVSNFDLFVMNVDEKLISRLAHLARLELSGAEREKIQKDLNNILGMVEKLNELDTASVEPLVYVSEQQNVLREDVVQNQLARERGLQNAPKQNGDYFVVPKVIDLK, encoded by the coding sequence ATGCCCCTAGATTATTTTCAAAATAGGGAAATCGGTAATTTGGCCGATGATTTTGTATCAAACTTCGATTTATTTGTTATGAATGTAGATGAAAAGTTAATTTCACGACTAGCACATTTAGCCCGGCTAGAATTGTCTGGAGCGGAACGAGAAAAGATTCAGAAAGACTTGAATAATATCCTCGGAATGGTGGAAAAATTGAATGAATTGGATACTGCCTCGGTTGAGCCGCTTGTTTATGTTAGTGAACAACAAAATGTGCTTAGAGAAGATGTGGTGCAAAATCAATTAGCACGGGAAAGGGGCTTACAAAATGCGCCCAAGCAAAATGGTGATTATTTTGTAGTACCAAAAGTGATTGACCTGAAGTAA
- a CDS encoding glycosyltransferase yields the protein MIILQFIFWLSFICIFHTYFFYPLLLHWIGRKKASHALLYGPEDEWPNISVLMALYNEEQVVAQKLESLLAQDYPADKIAFFLGSDCSTDGTNAIIEAFAKKYKNLHFFPFQDRQGKPGVINYLAREANIHYPVSAEHIYLITDANVMLRPPTLSTLVRHFKDERIAIVDAHMVHTGMKEAGISYSENQYISSEVKLKHLEGKIWGKMMGPFGGCYTIRSDYFTQVPPNFLVDDFFITMQVFEKGGLAINDLEAICYEAVSHDWQEEFRRKVRISTGNFQNLLLFAHLWWPPIRPLTFAFFSHKVLRWIVPFFLLFLFGTTAIMAMSGYFFFKVVLLLILLGAIFLPLLDYSLTRLAVNIAVLRHIRYFLLMNIALLLGFFRYAKGVKSSVWDPPRRS from the coding sequence ATGATAATTTTACAATTCATTTTTTGGTTAAGCTTTATTTGTATTTTTCATACCTATTTTTTTTATCCTTTATTGTTACATTGGATAGGGAGGAAAAAAGCTTCCCACGCATTGCTGTATGGGCCGGAAGATGAATGGCCCAATATATCGGTTTTAATGGCATTGTACAATGAGGAACAAGTGGTTGCCCAGAAATTAGAAAGCCTGCTTGCCCAGGATTATCCGGCCGATAAAATCGCTTTTTTTTTAGGCTCTGATTGTTCGACTGATGGGACGAATGCGATTATTGAGGCCTTTGCAAAAAAATATAAAAACCTACACTTTTTTCCTTTTCAGGATCGCCAGGGGAAGCCTGGGGTAATCAATTATTTGGCCAGAGAGGCCAATATTCATTATCCGGTGTCAGCCGAACATATTTATTTGATTACGGATGCCAATGTGATGCTCAGGCCTCCCACACTTTCCACGCTGGTCAGGCACTTCAAGGATGAGCGAATCGCCATAGTTGATGCACATATGGTTCATACGGGCATGAAAGAAGCGGGCATCTCCTATTCTGAAAACCAATATATTTCGTCGGAAGTTAAGCTGAAACACTTAGAAGGGAAAATATGGGGCAAAATGATGGGGCCTTTCGGCGGTTGTTATACCATTCGATCTGACTATTTTACCCAAGTACCGCCCAACTTTCTGGTAGATGATTTTTTTATAACGATGCAGGTATTTGAAAAAGGGGGCTTAGCTATCAATGACCTGGAGGCCATATGCTATGAAGCGGTTTCGCATGATTGGCAAGAAGAGTTCCGCAGGAAAGTCAGGATTTCCACCGGCAATTTTCAGAATTTATTACTGTTTGCCCACCTTTGGTGGCCCCCCATTCGACCGCTTACCTTTGCCTTTTTTTCGCACAAGGTGCTGCGTTGGATCGTCCCATTTTTCCTGCTTTTTCTCTTCGGCACTACAGCCATCATGGCGATGAGCGGTTATTTCTTTTTTAAGGTAGTTTTGCTGCTGATCCTGTTAGGTGCTATCTTTCTCCCGCTCCTGGATTATAGCCTGACCCGACTAGCGGTGAACATCGCCGTTTTGCGCCATATTCGCTACTTTTTATTGATGAATATCGCCCTTTTATTAGGATTTTTTCGTTATGCAAAAGGCGTAAAAAGCAGTGTCTGGGACCCACCCAGACGAAGTTGA
- a CDS encoding HDIG domain-containing protein — translation MENVADNTLNSSRWKGILRYLLVAAVVAFISFLFPNNVKFKYEFEVRQSWRYDDLNAPFDFAILKTAQELEAQQAALDANFSPYFSINPQVAKQAKSNFETSFNELKEDAINGDLFQDVKRRPNDYFAYGQQFLHKIYERGIIELDSTYEQKGQDFVVNIVNGNTTYLQTLGNLYTVASAKDLLSDSLPYSPLKEPEFLFPILQQNVQSNLFYNDTLSLKFRADLLNEVSGTRGMVKKGDLIIPKDGIITEDIFQKLVSYKKAYEEEVTEKKSHWMVFAGYFLLTGIIAGIFLLYLKFYANRIFHNLGELTFFFIWLVIYSYLVFLVEQVGGLSAYLIPFCIIPIVINTFYNEQLALFTHIIVVLIASFLSSLGYEFTFLQILAGIVVLLGKINTQDWSRFFYSMLFLFLSYGLGYLGLSLIQEGGLQTIDWSVYSWISFNVLFTLLAFPLVPLLERIFSFFTSPLTLMELSDLNKPLLRDLALNAPGTLQHSLQVANLSEAAARKVGANPLLVKVAALYHDIGKTINPGFFIENQSGKNPHDDISDLESAKIIIGHVAEGLKMANKAKLPQVLIDFIRTHHGTTKVAYFYRKHLEAHPKHDFDETLFNYPGPLPKSKEETILMMADSIEAACKSLKNPTEASLMSLIDKVIEGKITHGQLDESEMNFKELEVCRTVFKQVMKSVHHVRIEYPEEKKEEN, via the coding sequence ATGGAAAATGTAGCCGATAATACCCTTAATAGTTCTAGATGGAAAGGGATTTTACGCTATCTGCTGGTTGCGGCGGTAGTGGCTTTTATCAGCTTTTTATTTCCCAATAATGTAAAATTCAAATACGAATTTGAGGTCAGGCAGTCTTGGCGATACGATGACCTGAATGCCCCTTTTGACTTTGCCATATTAAAGACAGCACAAGAACTGGAAGCCCAGCAAGCGGCGCTTGATGCCAATTTTTCGCCTTATTTTTCCATCAATCCCCAAGTGGCCAAACAAGCAAAGAGCAATTTTGAAACTTCTTTTAATGAATTAAAGGAAGATGCCATCAATGGGGATTTATTTCAGGATGTCAAGCGTCGGCCTAATGATTATTTTGCCTATGGGCAGCAATTCTTACACAAAATATACGAACGGGGTATCATCGAGTTGGATAGTACCTACGAGCAGAAAGGCCAGGATTTTGTCGTGAACATCGTCAACGGAAATACCACCTATTTGCAGACCCTGGGCAATCTTTACACGGTTGCTTCGGCTAAAGATTTGCTCAGCGACTCCTTGCCATATAGCCCACTAAAAGAACCGGAGTTTTTGTTTCCCATATTGCAGCAAAACGTACAAAGCAATCTATTTTATAATGACACCCTTTCGCTAAAATTTAGGGCCGATCTGCTGAATGAGGTTTCCGGCACCCGTGGAATGGTGAAAAAGGGTGACCTGATTATTCCCAAAGACGGAATTATTACCGAGGATATCTTTCAAAAACTGGTTTCCTATAAAAAAGCCTATGAAGAGGAAGTAACGGAGAAAAAATCCCATTGGATGGTTTTTGCCGGTTATTTCCTGTTGACGGGTATTATCGCTGGTATTTTTTTATTGTACCTGAAATTTTACGCCAATCGGATTTTCCATAACCTTGGTGAGTTGACCTTCTTTTTTATCTGGTTGGTTATTTATAGTTACCTGGTATTTTTGGTTGAGCAAGTCGGGGGTTTAAGCGCCTATCTGATCCCTTTTTGTATCATCCCTATTGTAATCAATACCTTTTACAATGAGCAGTTGGCCCTATTCACCCATATCATAGTGGTTTTGATTGCGAGTTTTTTGTCCTCCTTGGGCTATGAGTTTACCTTTTTGCAAATTTTAGCGGGGATTGTGGTGCTTTTGGGGAAAATAAACACCCAGGATTGGTCTCGTTTTTTTTACTCCATGTTGTTTTTGTTCCTCAGTTATGGCCTCGGATACCTGGGCTTGTCGCTGATTCAGGAAGGGGGACTGCAAACCATTGATTGGTCAGTTTATTCCTGGATTTCCTTTAATGTACTCTTTACCCTATTGGCCTTTCCGCTGGTTCCCCTTTTAGAACGCATATTTAGCTTTTTCACCTCCCCCTTAACCCTCATGGAGTTATCGGATTTAAATAAACCCTTGCTTCGGGATTTGGCTTTGAATGCCCCCGGAACCTTACAGCACTCCCTGCAAGTCGCCAATTTATCGGAAGCGGCAGCCCGGAAAGTAGGGGCTAATCCGCTTTTGGTAAAAGTAGCAGCGCTCTACCATGATATAGGCAAAACGATCAATCCTGGCTTTTTTATCGAAAACCAAAGCGGCAAAAACCCCCATGATGATATTTCAGATTTGGAAAGCGCTAAAATCATCATTGGGCATGTTGCAGAAGGCTTGAAAATGGCGAACAAAGCCAAGCTCCCACAGGTGTTGATCGATTTTATTCGGACCCACCACGGCACAACGAAAGTCGCCTACTTCTATCGCAAGCATTTGGAGGCCCACCCTAAGCATGATTTTGATGAAACCCTGTTCAACTATCCCGGGCCTTTGCCCAAAAGCAAGGAGGAAACCATCCTGATGATGGCCGACTCCATCGAAGCGGCCTGTAAAAGCCTGAAAAATCCCACCGAAGCCTCCTTAATGAGCCTGATCGATAAGGTGATAGAAGGTAAGATCACCCACGGGCAGCTGGATGAATCGGAGATGAATTTCAAGGAATTAGAAGTCTGTAGAACGGTGTTTAAACAAGTAATGAAGTCCGTTCACCATGTTCGAATTGAATACCCCGAAGAAAAAAAAGAAGAAAATTAA
- a CDS encoding DUF6580 family putative transport protein, with protein sequence MKNKLNLQTGIIILMIFLVALSRFIPHPPNFTPMGAIALFGAAYFSKKYLAFLIPLAAWWISDLFLDNLIYAKQFPEYYHGFSWVGNPIGYLCLGMIVVLGWFMLKKISTFRLVGTATLAAILFFLVTNFTAMLADPIYTKDFNGLLQSYIAGLPFFRNTLAGNLIYSAVLFGVYEWFVAKRSAPHSQQA encoded by the coding sequence ATGAAGAATAAATTAAACCTACAGACTGGCATCATTATTTTAATGATTTTTTTAGTCGCTTTAAGTCGTTTTATTCCACATCCCCCCAATTTTACGCCAATGGGAGCTATTGCCTTGTTTGGCGCCGCTTATTTTTCCAAAAAGTACCTGGCTTTCCTGATACCGCTGGCTGCTTGGTGGATCAGTGACCTGTTTTTGGACAACCTCATCTATGCCAAGCAATTTCCTGAATATTATCATGGTTTTTCGTGGGTGGGCAATCCCATCGGTTACCTTTGCCTGGGTATGATCGTTGTCTTGGGTTGGTTCATGCTAAAAAAGATTAGCACTTTCCGCTTGGTTGGTACAGCTACTTTGGCAGCCATTTTGTTTTTCCTGGTTACCAATTTCACCGCCATGCTCGCTGATCCGATTTATACTAAGGACTTTAACGGATTACTGCAAAGCTATATTGCTGGCCTTCCCTTTTTTCGAAACACTTTAGCAGGGAATTTGATCTACAGTGCCGTCCTCTTTGGTGTGTACGAATGGTTTGTTGCCAAAAGAAGTGCTCCGCATTCTCAACAAGCTTGA